Part of the Labilibaculum antarcticum genome, TTAATGCAATCTATTTAGATTTTATTGCTTAATCGGATTGGCATATAGACTGAGAAAAGCTGTTTTGAATTCGTCGGCATCCAAATCAAGCTTGGCGGCACAACTCGTCATATGCGCAACAAAGCGGTCTTTCTCTTTAAGCGTGTACTCCGAAGCATATTGCTGGCCATCGTTCAACATGTCGTGAGCTATATAATTAGTAGGCCAAAGCTGATAGTTGCTATAAATCTGTCTGTCGATTTCACCAGCAACTACTTTTAGAATTTCTTTTTTATCAATATCATCAGGCAATGCATCTATAAAGGGAGATAAAGATGTACCCATTACCAGTTTTGTGCGGCCTTTAGATACTCTGATTCCTTCAACAACACTATTAAAATCTTCACCCTTTTTCTTGATATACTTTCCTCTTTTCTTTTCACAAAGCTCATAAACCTTTAAATAATCGCAAGGTTCAAACTCATACGAAATTGCTAAGGGAACAATGTTCAGGTCTTTTAAACGATCTTTATAACTCCCCTCGCCGCTCATGCTAAACATTCTCAGTAAACCTTCCTGGGTTTTATCCAATCCATTCTTGGTACGTCCGGGTCGCTGTGCAATCCACACCGATTCCTTTTTACTTCGAATTACGTAGCGCATGTATGCCGATAGCTCTTGAGAATTTCGCAAAGCCTCTCTCCCATCCGCATCGCGAATTACGGTAAACATCTTGTTTATCTTCCCAAAATCGATGATGAAATCTGAAGACATCAAGTTATCCCCAAAGGTTATTTGAGTTGTATTCATATCATTGGTGACCAAGCTATGCTGTAATAATGCCGCATCCATCACAATATCGCGATGATTGGCCACATATAAATAAGCTTCATTTTTATCCAGATTTTTGATTCCCTCGCAAGAGAATTCATCCATACTGAATTTGATTACTGTTTTTACAGCATCATTCATGACTCTCTTTTGAAAATCGTATGAACCTGTAACTGATAAGAATAAATTGGTAAGTGCAGACTGATCAAGATTAGGAAATACATGCTTAAAAACCGGATAAAACTCATCGTACTCAACCATTCTTTTTAAAGCATCAACGGCTTCCGAATCGTTATAGCATCTAATTCTATCAAAAGTATTTTCCTTGGTCTGATTTGTCATATATGTTGTAATCTATGCGGTGAATATTCGTTTTCTTCCCTTCCAGATCGCTATCGCTTATCGATAAATGTGATTGGTTTTCGACTCAAATTCGGGAATTGCATTTTTTGAATTTCAATAATATCTAAAAACTCCACAAAGGGAGCTACTCGTATCTTGGCTCTAAAATGATCTTTAATTAATTTTTCAAGCTCTTTCGATGGAGATTCGACGCCTAATTTCAGCAAAATATTATCGGTTCCAATACTATTTGTCGAAACTTCTACCACATAATTTTCCACCAGCTTAATATCATTCAATATATCGTATAGGGCTGGCGGGTAAAGGGTGGTTCCTTTAAATTTGATCATCTGTTTTTTTCTACCGATTACCGGCCCCAAACGCATGCTTGTTCTTCCGCATTCACATGCATCGGTGTAATGATGACAAATATCTCCTGTTTTAAAGCGAAGCAGCGGCATTCCTTCAACACCCAAATTCGTGATGGTCACCTCTCCGGCTTCCCCTTCTTTAACAGGCTGATCATTCTCATCTAAAAACTCAACAATGATCATTTCGGGATGATGATGTCCTCCTTTTCCATACTCACACTCGGTAAAAGCCGTTCCCATTTCGGTTGAAGCGTAAGTAGAATACAATTCAATATCCCACTTCTCTTTTATTCGTGCGCCCAGTTTGTTTAATGAGAAATCGTTATTACGGATGGCTTCACCAATACAAATGGCTTTTTTGATCGACGTTTTATTGAGATCGATATTGTTTGTTTCGGCAAATTCGATCAGCTTAATCAAAAATGAGGGTACGGTTACAATACTTGTGGGTTGAATGCGCTGAATGCTGTCAAATTGCAGTTCAGGATTTCCTGGGCCGACACGAACAACACCCGCTCCCATTTTCCGAATGCCCAAAAAGTAAGCCATTCCGGCCATAAATCGTCTGTCCATGGTCACCATCAACTGATAGATATCAGCCGAAGATCCTCCCGCACATAAAAAGGATATGTATTCGTTATAAGCCAATCGATCCAAATCCAAATCGGTCATGGTAAATGTAACCGGATCGCCTAAAGTACCTGATGTTGTAATGTAATCAATCACCTTGCCTTTGTCTACACATAAAAAATCCATATTGTGTTCCTGCAACATCTCCTTTGTAGTCACAGGAATTGTGGCGAAATCAGCCATGGTTTTTATGCTCTCCGTTTTAATATTATTCTCTTTAAAAAATCTGGAATAAAAAGGAGAGTTTTCAGTTAAGTAATCAAACAGTTCAGGCAAACGACCTTCCTGATAGTTCACGATCTCTTCCTGACTGGCTTTTTCTATTTCGGGTATAAACATGGTTTATTTTTGTATTCGAACAAGTTTAAAATTCTCATACCTAAAAATAGAATGAGACAATAAAGTGTTCTTTTTTAGTAAGGATATTAATTAGAAATAAAAAAGGATAAAATATTAGTTCTGATAGTGAACCAGAATCGATGTCTATCTCCTATTTATTAACGAAACAGGGGCTTAATCCTCTTCTTTACAAGTTTCTTTATAACGGCTCTTTTTGAATTAAAATCCATCGACATCATTGAATTTACTTCTTTTGTAGTCTTCATAATATTTCCATTTTCAGGATTTAGGAATTCTACATATCCAAAAACATCTCCCACACCAACGAACCTATATGTGAAATTCAAAATAAAATCAGCTTCCTCTTTATCGTCAGTAATAATCCAATATCCCCAACTTGCAAGAGCCTTAGTTGCATGAATAGTCCCGTTCTTATCCGTTGATTCAATAAAAACTTTATTCTCCGCCTTTGTTAATTGTGAGAAATCATCAGTTTCAATGGCCTTATTTAATCCTTTTGAGTCACAAGACCACTCATAAGCAATCACTTCTGTCGGTATTTTTTCACCTCGTATTGTCTTTATTGTATCCAATGCATATGTAGCTGAAGAAGATAAAATAATGGCGATAATTAAAACTGTTTTATTCATATGTTTATTATTTGTTTTTTAGTTGCTATATGGTCCCGAAAGCTTTCGGGATTAACATGGTGGGATAATCATCTCCCTGTGTATATAAATTACTTTGGCATGGACGTTTCAAAAAATATAATATTTTCATTACTAACCGGATACATTTGCCATTATATTATTTCCTTTCGTGCTTACAGCACTTCTTATTTTGATATTAATTGACTACTACCATAATAACATCCCTACGGGATTCTGAACAGCTCCAGAGGAGCGAGAATATGGTAGCTTACAGACAATCAACGAAAAGAGCCCCGTAGGTGGCGATATCGTGTAAAACCAAGTAAAAAGAATTCTTTTGCGATGCATGCTCATTATTTAGTCGGACAGTAGAGTCATATTTTAAATAGTAGATCTAAGTTTTGTTATGCTTCTAATTTATTTTTCCTTGAGCATGAGCTCATCTGATTCCTTACTTAATTTCGATAGTTCTTCGTATTCTGACTCCTGCGGAATTTCTAATTGCAGAGCCTTTTCGAAATGTATTTTTGCTACAGCAAATTCTCCCTTTTCAAAATAATACTTACCAACCAATAAGTGAGGGTAATAAAATGCCTCATTTAAAGCAATAAAAGCATCCAATTCCTCTTTGGGAAAATCTCTTTCTTCCTCTATTCCTTTCTGAACTTTCAGCAGTTCGGCTTTGTATTTCAAAAAGTTAGCGTACTCCTCGTTTTGCAAGATTGCATCCGCTTCAATTACATCATCAGATAGATACAAGTTTTTAGAACGATAAGCTTGAGGGTCGGCAAAAATCTCATCCAAATCGTAAGCCACAAAAGCGCCCAACTGAAAGGGTGCTGCAGAGATCCAAACTTTTTTCTCTTCAGGTTTAAAAATAATTCCATGATG contains:
- a CDS encoding 1-acyl-sn-glycerol-3-phosphate acyltransferase, giving the protein MTNQTKENTFDRIRCYNDSEAVDALKRMVEYDEFYPVFKHVFPNLDQSALTNLFLSVTGSYDFQKRVMNDAVKTVIKFSMDEFSCEGIKNLDKNEAYLYVANHRDIVMDAALLQHSLVTNDMNTTQITFGDNLMSSDFIIDFGKINKMFTVIRDADGREALRNSQELSAYMRYVIRSKKESVWIAQRPGRTKNGLDKTQEGLLRMFSMSGEGSYKDRLKDLNIVPLAISYEFEPCDYLKVYELCEKKRGKYIKKKGEDFNSVVEGIRVSKGRTKLVMGTSLSPFIDALPDDIDKKEILKVVAGEIDRQIYSNYQLWPTNYIAHDMLNDGQQYASEYTLKEKDRFVAHMTSCAAKLDLDADEFKTAFLSLYANPIKQ
- a CDS encoding phenylacetate--CoA ligase family protein — its product is MFIPEIEKASQEEIVNYQEGRLPELFDYLTENSPFYSRFFKENNIKTESIKTMADFATIPVTTKEMLQEHNMDFLCVDKGKVIDYITTSGTLGDPVTFTMTDLDLDRLAYNEYISFLCAGGSSADIYQLMVTMDRRFMAGMAYFLGIRKMGAGVVRVGPGNPELQFDSIQRIQPTSIVTVPSFLIKLIEFAETNNIDLNKTSIKKAICIGEAIRNNDFSLNKLGARIKEKWDIELYSTYASTEMGTAFTECEYGKGGHHHPEMIIVEFLDENDQPVKEGEAGEVTITNLGVEGMPLLRFKTGDICHHYTDACECGRTSMRLGPVIGRKKQMIKFKGTTLYPPALYDILNDIKLVENYVVEVSTNSIGTDNILLKLGVESPSKELEKLIKDHFRAKIRVAPFVEFLDIIEIQKMQFPNLSRKPITFIDKR